The genomic DNA GGCCTCCAGCCAGGGAGGCGGGGAGACGGGACTCCATTAGAAGCCTTCTGGCGCAGGGCCTCGGCTAAGCACCGGGCGCCTCGGGCTCTGCCTGCAGCGCCCTCAGTCGGGCCATGCGCTCCCCGCAGGCAGGCAGCTGTAAGCAGGGCACCGGCCCAGCTGCACGGGCGGCTCCTTGCAGCCCACGCTTGGCAGGAGCCACAGGTCTCTTCTGGCAACGGCCAGCTGGGGcaatttctctctcctctccccccccaccaaagGCACTGCCACCAGCCCGGCCCTGGCACCCCATCTCCCCCGCGGGGCCGGCCTGCGTCACCTCCAGACTCGGCTTTTCTAAACACACCCTGCAAATGAGGGggagcaccagggccggctttaagccgattcaccCGATTccgcggaatcgggccccgctctggGGGTCTTTGGCAGGGGGGTCCTTCGGTGtcgcggaagacccggagcggatcCCCCACTGCAAAGTGCCGCTGAAGCCCCAGACTGCCGCCGGGTATTGGAATCGGGCCCCGTGGGTCATAAAGCTGGCCCTGGCGGGCACATCACCTTCCCgatccagccccacaccctgggccctgccccgccccgccatgcAGGGACAGTCTGGGGgcagctccccagcagctggagctggggggcagccagTAATGCCCTGTATGGCTCTGGGGAATGGGGGCGTGGGTGGGAGAGCTGGGGGAGCGTGGCACACTGCTGGAGAGCTTCCTTCCTGCAGTGGGTCTAGTTCCCAGAGCTGGGCTCGGACGCAGGCtcctgccagcccccagccccatgcccaggccgcTCAGGCCCCTCTCACCTAGTGCCTCCTCCCGACATTCTGCTGCCCGTTGGGCATCTGTCACtcctggggcagctgctgctcctggcaggGCCACACTGGACTTTGCTCCAGTGCTCGGCAGGCCAGACCCTGCAAGTCCTGTCTCCTGCTGAGCAACTCCAGGAGTGGCCTCAAACCGGCCAGGggcccaggggcaggaggggcctggagcaggggctgaacGCCGTGAGGGTCGCTCTgttcagctggggggggggtctcaggggaggggtgcaggcccCCAATCTATCCTGCCTGGATCCAGAGAATAGCAGGGCACGTTCATGTCTGGCATGGGGAATGTGGAGCTCTGAGTCTGCTCCTGGCCCCGGTTCCGCGAGCTGGGCAGCAGGTCTGCTAATGGGCTGAGCAGACTCCCaaggagagactgaaggagaCCCTAACGCCGGCAGTGGGCAGCGGTGCTCACACACTGTGAGGATAATTATCGTTTAAATACCAGCTTTTTGTCAACGGTGTGGTGGAGAATAATTGAGCATAATTGTTCCCATTGTAACGGCAACAGCAGAGTGAGAAGGAGAGGAGCAATAACCACAGAAATGTCAACCTGTCGGCCATAAATATACCGGCTCCTTCTGAAGGTTGGCTCCAcggggggtggagaaggagggCTCGGCCCAGCTGGGGGGCAGCAGTGGAGAGCCAAGCACCTGGCGTGCATGCATGCCAGTATCTGCACGCATGTCTGCATGTGTTTACGTGCATGGCAGTATATTGTGCACGTGCATAGGGGTGAGTGAGCACGTGTATACCAACAGGTGTATGTGcacggggggggggaagtgtgtgcACACAGGTGGGGGGGTGCATGTGTGGGGCTATGAGACTGGCTTTAACTAAAGCGAGTGCTGCTGGAACAGAGGCAGGTGtcaggcatgggggggggggggatgcactGAGAGGGGTGGAGTGAGCCCCCTCTCCGCCATCCCTGCCAAGCTCCTGTCTCACCCCCGTTTGGTGCATGCCGGGCCCTGGCCCCTCATTGAGCTCATTTAAAGCCCCTCGTACATAGCAAGGCAGGAAGAATGTAAGCACAGAATCAGCGTGCAAAGGCTGTATTCACAGGGGGATGGAGGAATCAACAGCTGTGAGCAGTGCaccgtgctggggcagggggtgctgcccCGCCACTGCCCACAGCGGCATcccctacaccaggggttctccaCCAGGGGACACGTACCCAGGGGGTTACGTACACAGACTTCCGGGGGTATGTCAACTCATcgagatatttgcctagttttacaacaggctacataaacagCACTAGCGAAGTCACAACAAACTAAAATGGCACAgtaacaatgacttgtttatagaGCTCTCTCtacatacactgaaatgtaagtacaatattcatATCCCACTCGCTCTCTTTTAGAACCATATGGTCACCATGAGAAAGTCAGCCGTTGTGCAGTACTAGTGCGCTGTGACGCTTTTGGGTTTCTAGGTCTGATTTTGCAAGCAGGTCATTTTtatgtgaggtgaaacttgggggtatacaagacaaatcagcccCCTGAAGGGTACAGGAGTCGGGAACGGGTGagagcccctgctccaccccgctCTCTGTACACGCCCCTGAATGCTCTGCTCCTAGGTGTGCTGGGCCCCGTCTCACTGCCCCCTGCCCGGGGCCgagccagggaggggaggagggcgctGGGTTGCCCCATGGCACAGCCCCCTGGGCTGGGCCCTGCTGTGTGCCAGGCGGAGgaggccagccctggctgtgtgcTGGGCAAGGCAGATGCTCCCCACCACAGGGCTTCACAGCCTCTCCTGCTCCGAGATGCGGCTCTCCTTGCCGTCCTCCTGTGCTACAGGCTGGCGCCCCAGCAGGGTCTCCTGGACAGGGAAGTCTTGGCGCTCGTCATGCTCCTCGCACACCACCACGACTGGCGCCTGGCGCTGTGCCAGCACCACGGGATCCAGCCGCTCCGGGCCCTGCCAGGTGGGGGGAaggtgaggtggggggggagggtcctgCCGCAGCCCCTCGAGCTGGCACAGTGTGGGGCTGGTGGAGACCCACGCCTCTCCTGggctcctgctgccccctgctgggctgcTGCGGGATAACCAGGGCCTGCCCTCTACCGGCACAACCCCCCGCATCTCCAGGGGAGACGCTCAGACGCTCGGACGCTGCCCCAGCCCCCGGGAAGGCcccactgccctcaccccaccGCAGGGCGGTGTCCCCTCGGGGCAGGGTTTGGAACAACACCCCTTTTGCCCCATGGGGACAGGGCCCAGGCTGGTTCCCACCCCAGGGCATCTCACTCTCCACTTGCTCTGTCCTCCCCTCTggcccgtccctgcccctcccaccccagcggGCAGCAGAAGTGACCCAGGGCCCGGTGCGCTGGGTGCAGCCTGTCCCTGTGGACCGGGAGGGGGAACCCCCTGCTTGGGGCCAGGTCCCCGACTGCTCGGGTGCATGGCAGCTGCTTTCCTGCCCCGGGGAGTGGGGGCGGCGCAGGGTGACGTACCTGCTTCGGTCTGTGCTGCTGGAGACCTAGACAGGGAATGGGGAAAGTGAGACTCCGGCCaggcccagcccagacaccccatggctggcggggggggagccccggccaggcccagcccagacaccccatggcgggcggggggggagccccggccaggcccagcccagacaccccaTGGCGAGCAGGCCTTGGGggtgggcgtgggggggggggaaaaagagccCCGGCCAGGCCCAGCATGGCGTGAACACATGCTCACGATCTGGGCTCTGCCATTgtgcccctgctgcccagggtgctACAGGCCAGAGCCATGGTGGGAGCCTTGACTCAGCCTCCCAGAGCGCCCAGCCAACGCTGGCGGGTGGGTGAAGCAGCAGGGTGCCCTGCTggggggagccgggccaggctggCACTGCCATGGCAGTCTGGCTTTAGCACATATGGGCCCCAGGACCGTGAGGTTTTCCCCCAGAACAAGCTGAACTGTGATGCCTCGAGCCTGGGCAAGTGGTGGGCTCGGCCGTGAGTGGTGGAGGACGAGCACCCTGCCGtgcccaggccctggcccagcccaggagtggagggagatgcctgcccaaccctccctccctctgtccagCCAGCGCCCCCCGTGCTCACCTTTCTGATACAGGCAGAAGAGAATGAGCCCCACGAGAGAGGCTGCAAGAATGGCCATAAGAGAGATCAGCACTGGGAAGCGGCCGCGGCTGTGGCCAGGGCCAGGCTCTGGCAAGAAAAGGGAGATGGCTGCTCAGCCCTGTGCTCCCAGCGTaacgccctcccccccacactgagcccctctcAACCACACCCCAGctacagcacccactgctggggagaccccccaccaccaccaggagCGGCAAGGACCCCATATCTTCATCCAAAGGGAGCGTGAAGCTCCTTGCAAACTGTATTGTGTCTGCAGGGATCAACGTGTCCACCAGTGAAACGCAGCCAACTCTGGGGAGGACCTGGCAGCTTTGTTCAGCTGCACAGCACTGAGACGGGGACTAGAAGGGGGCAGAATGGACTCGCCCATCCGGCGCAACACGCTCGCTCTGGCAGAACGTGCTGCGGAGCGTTAGCCGCCACACGTGGCCAGGCCCTCGGTTCTGTGTCACCCACAGGCAACAGGTGCAGCAGCGCCGCACGCCTTACCCAGGGTAAGCACTAGGGCAGACTGGCACAAGGTTTCCCTCACCAGAATGCTGGCTGGACTCGGGCACCCTGGGGTTCCCCATCCAAGAACTCATCCACCTGGGATCTGCACAGCTTGTGCACGCTGACAGCGTCACAGGCTGCTTGGCACTTACCACAAGCCACATCCAAGTGGTTTGTCCCAGGCATCTTCTGCACCAGCCCCAGTGTCTCgcagctgcagagaggggcagagttgggtTCATATCCGGAGTCAGGAGGGCAGCAAAGCACCCTGCATGCGGGCACTGGGGAAGCATgtcacacagggagcagagctgctgcgGTGAAAAGGGCCCGGAGCTGTGCGCTGGCAATGCGCTGCAGTGCGTGGGGTGAACAGCACGGACCAGACCCCAGGGACCTCTATGGGCTGGACCCCAAGCCCTTTCCcagcagtgtaaatccagagtgagtCCCTGGCTGCAACTGCATTCACACCTGGTAGCCAGGCCAGAGCTGAGGAGGCGGATGTGGGGAGCtacctgcagggagggaggggcccaGCTGGGAGCCTGTGCCCCCAaccacaggattgggccctgcccTCTGCCTGAGTAGCAGGGAAGGGAGTGTGATGCCCTCCCTCAGGCACCTCCCCGCAGCCACccaccagctgtgggtgtttgcccactggcctgctgctgaGATGGGAAATACCTGTGAGCTGCAGCGGCTGCCCCTATGCCTGGCCCCAGGCGCTCTCCTTTGGTCCCTGGACCACAGGGACATGGAGCATGACGTGCACAACAGGCCGCCTGGGAACCCCCAGAGCACCTCAGCAAGGTGCTACTGGTACGGCCCGCGGGCTCTTCAGCCCCATTGGAGCAGCCTGCCAGGTGACGGGAGCTCACAGGTAACCCCACCTCTCCAGCAGTGCGCCCGGCTCTGGGGGGCTCACTTCAACGAGGAGGTTGAGCAATTAGGAAGGGCTCGGCAAAGAACTTGGAGACTGACTCGGTGCTGCCTCCAGGAGAGCCTGCCACAACGTGATGGGGTTAGTAGGGCCAAGAGATGGCTGAGAGGTGACTTGGTGGCAGTCTCAGGCCCTACGTGGGGTGATGTCTGCTAGCAGACCGAGGCCAAATGAGAtccagcctgggggggggagctgcaacTTGACAAATGCAGCCAGCAATCAAGGTGCAAATTTCAAGCAGAAAGTGTCATTACCCTGGGAGCAGCTTTCTGAAAGACAGGGGGACACGCAGCCCGTGGACTCTTCAACGCAAGACCAGCTGTCAGGTTCCCAAAGATCCCCCCAGTGGTTATGGGGTGTGCCATGCAGGGGtcagctctcctcccccaccccagtggttATGGGGGGTGCTATGCGCGGGTTATGGTTCTTCTGGCCCTTGCGTCTCTGCTGTGCAGCTGGAGTGGCGCTGGGCTGGAAGGGGAGCTCTCCAGGGCGCATGGCCAAGGGACGGGCCCTGCAGCCCAGCTCCACTCACCCATGTGCTGCGCACTGCCCAGCTCCAGTGGTGGCGAGAGCAGTAAAGGGGAGGAAGGCAGCTGCTGGGCATGGCAGCCGAGATGACAAGAGGGCTGGTGTGCTCTGCTTACCCCTGCGCCCGCTCTCCCGCCCTGCGCTCACAGCCCGTGCCACCCCACCCAGGCCCTACCAGGGCTCATGTcacctgctgctgcacccccaccccaccctgcccatgCCCCCTGCAGCAGGCGCTGAGCTGGCGTGAGCAGCACGGGCTGTGTGGCAGAGAGAAGGCCGGTATGGGCGCAGCCTCAGCTGCCTTTGAATCAGGGGTGTCGGGTCTGTACCTTGTCCAGGGGCGGCACGGctcggaggaggaggagatgttgGAGAAGGTGCCATGTTCACACGGCACGCAGACTGTGTCTGAAAAGTTGCCGGCTGGAATGGAGCAGAGCGGGCAATGAGCAGGTCAGTGTCATGCCAGGGGAAGGCAAGGTGGTTTGCAGgtgccaggctgcagcagctgagTGATTGCAGCCTGTGTGCGTCTCCCCAGGAAGCACCGGGTGCCCCTCACTAGGGCAAGGCCCTGGCACCCCTTGATGGGGAAGCCTTGGTGGGACTCtgatcggggggggggagaggagggatgatcctgggctgggctgggctatgGTGAAtcagctccagccctggcccccagcaggGGAGCTCTCTGGCTGGCTCGGAGCATCACCTCACCTTTCCGAGCAACTCCTTCGCCTGGCCTGCAGGCCATGATATTCAAGCAGGTCTGGCAGTCGGGGCTGGAGCAGTACATGCCCTGCTGGCACTGGCACTCGGCATTGTGCTTGGTATCCCCGGGGCTCCTCGTGTCAAGTCCAGCGTCTGGGCAAAGGGGATGAGAAACGTAGACAAGGGATCAGCACTCCAGGGAGTCGGTGccagcagcacctcctgccaAGCAGGTGATGAGCCTAGGATGGCAggtgagcagggggtgggtgcCAGGCTGCACGGACCCCGGGAGCCCCTGAACATTAGCCAGGAGGCCTGgtttcaccccccgcccccaagaatGAACACCCCCAAAGGCACCTACTGTGATCGCAAGATCTGTGGGGGGTGCAGTGTCTCTCCTTGGTCCAGCTGGACTGGAAGTGTCTCGCCTCGCACTGCTCGCACTCAGTGTTCCGCGAGGCAGTGCAGTCAGActgcaccttgagccctgcaatgcagagcacagcagggtttGCTGCGAGCCAGGCGGGAGTCTGTCAGCGAAGAACAAGCAATAGACCCTGCCAGAGGTACCCAGCACTGCCagacccagcctctcccagcaggaggtgctgtaggGAAGAGGTAAGACTGAAAGCCCGGCTCCACCAGGGAAGCGAGGCAGACAGTCATGTCCGTGCCCCAGCCATGGCTGCCCGGAGACGGGACACTGCTCCATACCTGGCGCACAGCGGTGGCAGCACCTGCCCTCGTGCGGATACTCCTGTGGGGTGCAGTTCAAGTCGCTGCCAGACGCCCAGTGCTGGAATAGAAGAGAGCAGCGAGCTCAGCCAGATGGGTCCGTGCTCCATGACTCCCCCATCCCCCGTTCTTCCTCGCCCCCCTCGCTCCTGCATGCAGCTCGCTTGGCCTCTGCATCCCAGGCACTGCGCAGATGCTGCTCCCTGCACTCTCACCAACACCCACTTTAACCACAGACCGTTGCACAGCTGGGTTCAGCCGCCTCCGCGGTGCCAGGCCTCCCTTGAAGTGGGATCCCACCAGTTCCGGTGTGGTATCCGGGGCACAGCTCTCTCTCCTGCTTCACCTCGCAGCTAGTGAGCATGGTGCCGCCCGGGTGTGGCCAGGCCTGCAGTCAGAGCCCTGGCCAGGCAGCTCCAGCCTGTGCCAACAGGGCAGGCCTGGGCGCCACTGACAGGAACTCCTGTCCTGCCTGCCCCTGGGCTGCCAGCTTCAACCCCTGCAGCGGGGGCAGAGCACAGAGCAGACCCAactgccccttcctcccacaaCCGCGGGCCATCCTCCCAGGTGAAGGGGGGCTGAAGGGAGGAGCCTGTAGGCACTGGGGCTTGGATCTGGGGCAGCCCTGGTGCTCCTGGGGACTCGCCAGAGTCTGCCCCAGGGGAGCCTCTTCTCCCACCTGTGACACagcaagccccagccctgcactggcTCACAGGGTGCAGCGGGGCTGGTGCCCAGGAGTGGCCAAAGGGCGCATGCTGGCAGAGCCCGGGCTGCCCCGGGGAGCTCCCTGAGAAACAGGATTTGGGCTGAAAGGGGAACCGAGAAGAAAGACTCTGACATCCTGTGTCGCTAGCAGCCTCCATGTTGGGAAGGGGAACTGAACGGGGCCCAAACCCCAGCCTGGGCCGGGCCCCTGGTTTGCCAGctctccaggattgccctggagtctccaggaattacaaATGAATTGTTAATCAAAGATTATGTCCTGtgctgaaacctccaggaatacatccaaccaaaactggcaaccctagcccctgtgtctcccccaccccccaatgccTACTTCAGGCCCATGCTgcaggcctggcccagcccctccccacatttGGAGAGTGGAACCCGGGAGCCTCTGCTTGGAACCTGgcagcccccgccccagtgtTGCATGTTCAGCGGGTTGGGGAGCACCCCAGCGTCCTTGGGGCATGCCCCGCTGCCTCAGGCCGGTG from Malaclemys terrapin pileata isolate rMalTer1 chromosome 12, rMalTer1.hap1, whole genome shotgun sequence includes the following:
- the CD40 gene encoding tumor necrosis factor receptor superfamily member 5, coding for MLPGCLVCLLGGCLLRHWASGSDLNCTPQEYPHEGRCCHRCAPGLKVQSDCTASRNTECEQCEARHFQSSWTKERHCTPHRSCDHNAGLDTRSPGDTKHNAECQCQQGMYCSSPDCQTCLNIMACRPGEGVARKAGNFSDTVCVPCEHGTFSNISSSSEPCRPWTSCETLGLVQKMPGTNHLDVACEPGPGHSRGRFPVLISLMAILAASLVGLILFCLYQKGLQQHRPKQGPERLDPVVLAQRQAPVVVVCEEHDERQDFPVQETLLGRQPVAQEDGKESRISEQERL